One window of Streptomyces sp. FIT100 genomic DNA carries:
- a CDS encoding IclR family transcriptional regulator, with protein MAKNIQSLERAAAMLRLLAGGERRLGLSDIASSLGLAKGTAHGILRTLQAEGFVEQDEASGRYQLGAELLRLGNSYLDVHELRARALVWTDDLARSSGESVHLGVLHQHGVLIVHHVFRPDDSRQVLEVGAMQPLHSTALGKVLTAYDPVAHSEAMEVDRKAFTPRTVTDLVEFEELLDLTRARGWAADVEETWEGVAAVAAPIHDRRRMPVGAVAITGAVERVCDGAELRSELVAAVRDCARAVSRDLGAGRF; from the coding sequence ATGGCGAAGAACATCCAGTCGCTCGAGCGGGCGGCGGCGATGCTGCGGCTGCTCGCGGGCGGCGAGCGCCGGCTCGGGCTGTCGGACATCGCCTCTTCGCTCGGACTGGCCAAGGGCACCGCGCACGGCATCCTGCGCACCCTCCAGGCAGAGGGCTTCGTCGAGCAGGACGAGGCGTCGGGCCGCTACCAGCTGGGGGCGGAGCTGCTCCGGCTCGGCAACAGCTACCTGGACGTGCACGAGCTGCGGGCGCGGGCCCTGGTCTGGACGGACGACCTGGCCAGGTCCAGCGGCGAGAGCGTCCATCTGGGGGTGCTGCACCAGCACGGCGTGCTCATCGTCCACCACGTGTTCCGGCCCGACGACAGCCGCCAGGTGCTGGAGGTCGGTGCGATGCAGCCGCTGCACTCGACGGCCCTGGGGAAGGTGCTGACGGCATACGACCCGGTGGCACACAGCGAGGCCATGGAGGTCGACCGCAAGGCGTTCACGCCGCGGACCGTCACGGACCTGGTGGAGTTCGAGGAGCTGCTGGACCTGACGCGGGCGCGGGGCTGGGCGGCCGACGTCGAGGAGACCTGGGAGGGCGTGGCCGCGGTGGCCGCGCCCATTCACGACCGCCGCCGGATGCCGGTGGGCGCGGTCGCCATCACGGGCGCCGTGGAGCGGGTGTGCGACGGGGCAGAGTTGCGCTCCGAACTCGTGGCGGCGGTGCGGGACTGTGCGCGTGCGGTCTCCCGCGACCTGGGCGCCGGGCGGTTCTGA
- a CDS encoding glycerol-3-phosphate dehydrogenase/oxidase: protein MTTLQSVPALGTHPVSGSLPSRAETREQLAKATYDLLVIGGGILGISTAWHAAQAGLRVALVDAGDFAGATSSASSKLLHGGLRYLQTGAVRLVAENHFERRALSREVAPHLSNPLTFYLPVYKGGPHGAAKLGAGVFAYSALSAFGDGVGHVISPAKAQRDVPELRTENLKAVAVYGDDQMNDARMALMAVRAAVESGAVVLNHAEVTGLRFTKGRVTGAELKDRTDGSEFGVSARLVLNATGPWVDHLRKMEDPAAAPSIRLSKGAHLVLKRTSPWRAALATPIDKYRITFALPWEDMLLLGTTDEEYEGDPADLAVNEQDTAQILDEAAFSIRDQQLSRDLVTYSFAGLRVLPGGPGDTSKAKRETVVTEGSGGMLSVAGGKWTTFRHIGRTVMNKLAELPGRPLVDDMEPISQLPRKLPLPGIANPRAVAHRLLVDGPEPGPRMSADTARHLATHYGSLSFDIARLANDDPALAERIHPDAPEIWAQVVYARDHEWAETADDVLRRRTTLTIRGLATDEIRARVESLLARKV, encoded by the coding sequence ATGACCACCCTGCAGAGCGTTCCCGCGCTGGGGACGCACCCGGTCTCCGGTTCCCTTCCGAGCCGCGCCGAGACCCGGGAGCAGCTTGCCAAGGCAACGTACGACCTCCTGGTGATCGGCGGCGGCATTCTGGGGATCTCCACCGCCTGGCACGCCGCACAGGCCGGGCTGCGGGTGGCCCTGGTGGACGCCGGCGACTTCGCCGGTGCCACCTCCTCGGCCTCCTCCAAGCTGCTCCACGGCGGTCTGCGCTATCTGCAGACCGGCGCGGTCAGGCTGGTCGCGGAGAACCACTTCGAGCGGCGGGCGCTCTCCCGCGAGGTGGCCCCCCACCTCTCCAACCCGCTCACCTTCTACCTGCCGGTCTACAAGGGCGGCCCGCACGGCGCCGCCAAGCTCGGCGCGGGCGTCTTCGCCTACTCGGCGCTCTCGGCGTTCGGTGACGGCGTCGGCCATGTCATCTCCCCCGCCAAGGCCCAGCGCGACGTGCCCGAGCTGCGCACGGAGAACCTGAAGGCCGTCGCGGTCTACGGCGACGACCAGATGAACGACGCCCGGATGGCGCTGATGGCAGTGCGCGCGGCCGTCGAGTCGGGGGCCGTCGTCCTCAACCACGCCGAGGTGACCGGGCTGCGCTTCACCAAGGGCCGGGTGACGGGCGCGGAGCTCAAGGACCGTACCGACGGCAGTGAGTTCGGCGTCAGCGCGCGCCTCGTGCTCAACGCGACCGGTCCGTGGGTGGACCACCTGCGGAAGATGGAGGACCCGGCGGCGGCGCCCTCCATCCGGCTGTCCAAGGGCGCCCACCTGGTGCTCAAGCGCACCTCGCCGTGGCGGGCCGCGCTGGCGACGCCGATCGACAAGTACCGCATCACGTTCGCCCTGCCCTGGGAGGACATGCTGCTGCTCGGTACGACCGACGAGGAGTACGAGGGCGACCCGGCGGATCTCGCGGTCAACGAGCAGGACACGGCCCAGATCCTCGACGAGGCGGCCTTCTCCATCCGCGACCAGCAGCTCTCGCGCGACCTGGTCACCTACTCGTTCGCGGGTCTGCGGGTGCTGCCGGGCGGCCCCGGTGACACCTCCAAGGCCAAGCGCGAGACGGTCGTCACCGAGGGCAGCGGCGGCATGCTGTCGGTGGCCGGCGGCAAGTGGACGACCTTCCGCCACATCGGCCGTACGGTCATGAACAAGCTGGCCGAGCTGCCGGGACGGCCGCTCGTCGATGACATGGAGCCGATCTCGCAGCTGCCGAGGAAGCTCCCGCTGCCGGGCATCGCCAACCCGCGCGCCGTCGCCCACCGCCTGCTTGTGGACGGCCCGGAGCCCGGCCCGCGGATGTCCGCGGACACGGCGCGCCATCTGGCCACCCACTACGGCTCGTTGTCCTTCGACATCGCCCGGCTGGCCAACGACGACCCGGCGCTGGCGGAGCGGATCCACCCGGACGCCCCGGAGATCTGGGCTCAGGTCGTCTACGCCCGGGACCACGAGTGGGCCGAGACGGCGGACGACGTGCTGCGGCGGCGCACGACGCTGACGATCCGGGGTCTGGCGACGGACGAGATCCGGGCCAGGGTCGAGTCCCTGCTGGCCAGGAAGGTCTGA
- a CDS encoding FadR/GntR family transcriptional regulator, whose product MAVTDEAIEKIKGMIVSGALRPGDRLPKESELASELGLSRNSLREAVRALSLIRILDVRQGDGTYVTSLDPQLLLEALSFVVDFHRDDTVLEFLAVRRILEPAATAMATSRISEAELDALGAQLDALGTEPSVEELVAADLEFHRGIVQSSGNSVLCSLLDGLSGPTTRARVWRGLTQEDAVSRTLHEHRAILAALRDRDAEAARSWATVHIASVEQWLRSTL is encoded by the coding sequence ATGGCTGTCACCGACGAGGCGATCGAGAAGATCAAGGGGATGATCGTCTCCGGTGCGCTGCGGCCTGGCGACCGGCTCCCCAAGGAGAGCGAACTCGCCTCCGAGCTGGGCCTGTCCCGCAACTCCCTGCGGGAGGCGGTGCGCGCGCTGTCGCTGATCCGGATCCTCGACGTGCGCCAGGGCGACGGCACGTACGTCACCAGCCTCGACCCGCAGCTGCTGCTGGAGGCGCTGAGCTTCGTCGTGGACTTCCACCGGGACGACACGGTCCTGGAGTTCCTGGCCGTGCGCCGGATCCTGGAGCCGGCGGCGACCGCGATGGCGACGTCCAGGATCAGCGAGGCCGAGCTGGACGCGCTCGGCGCACAGCTGGACGCGCTGGGCACCGAGCCGTCGGTGGAGGAACTCGTCGCCGCTGACCTGGAGTTCCACCGGGGCATCGTGCAGTCCTCCGGCAACTCCGTGCTCTGCTCGCTCCTCGACGGCCTCTCCGGGCCGACGACGCGTGCGCGGGTCTGGCGGGGCCTGACCCAGGAGGACGCGGTCAGCCGCACGCTCCACGAACACCGGGCGATCCTCGCGGCGCTCCGGGACCGCGACGCGGAGGCGGCGCGGTCATGGGCGACGGTGCACATCGCGAGCGTGGAGCAGTGGCTCCGGTCGACGCTGTAG
- a CDS encoding MIP/aquaporin family protein, which yields MSSSDIFIGEIIGTAVLILLGAGVVAAVVLKRSKAQGAGWIAIAFGWGFAVMTAVYISSPMSGAHLNPAVTLGIAIKSGDWSNFPVYIAGQLIGAMLGAFLAWLTYYGQFKAHLADPEVVPPPLDEGLVDKKAAPKAGPVLGIFSTGPEIRNVWQNLVTEIIGTAVLVLAILTIGLNESGKGLGPLAGLYVAFVVVAIGFSLGGPTGYAINPARDLGPRIVHALLPMRNKGGSDWGYAWIPVVGPLIGAAIAAGIYQIAFA from the coding sequence GTGTCCAGCTCCGACATCTTCATCGGCGAGATCATTGGTACCGCCGTACTCATCCTGCTCGGCGCCGGCGTTGTCGCCGCCGTCGTACTCAAGCGCTCCAAGGCACAGGGCGCCGGCTGGATCGCCATCGCCTTCGGGTGGGGCTTCGCCGTCATGACGGCGGTCTACATCTCCAGCCCCATGTCCGGTGCGCACCTCAACCCGGCGGTCACGCTCGGCATCGCGATCAAGAGCGGGGACTGGAGCAACTTCCCCGTCTACATCGCGGGCCAGCTCATCGGCGCCATGCTCGGCGCCTTCCTGGCCTGGCTCACGTACTACGGCCAGTTCAAGGCCCATCTGGCGGACCCGGAGGTCGTGCCCCCGCCGCTCGACGAGGGCCTGGTCGACAAGAAGGCCGCACCCAAGGCCGGTCCCGTGCTCGGCATCTTCTCCACCGGTCCCGAGATCCGGAACGTCTGGCAGAACCTGGTCACCGAGATCATCGGCACGGCGGTGCTCGTCCTCGCGATCCTCACCATCGGCCTGAACGAGAGCGGCAAGGGCCTTGGCCCCCTCGCCGGCCTGTACGTCGCCTTCGTCGTCGTCGCCATCGGCTTCTCGCTCGGCGGTCCGACGGGTTACGCCATCAACCCCGCCCGTGACCTCGGCCCGCGCATCGTGCACGCACTGCTCCCGATGCGGAACAAGGGTGGCTCCGACTGGGGCTACGCATGGATCCCGGTCGTGGGACCGCTGATCGGCGCGGCCATCGCCGCGGGTATCTACCAGATCGCGTTCGCGTGA
- the glpK gene encoding glycerol kinase GlpK: MTDAHTAGPFIAAIDQGTTSSRCIVFDKDGRIVSVDQKEHEQIFPKPGWVEHNAAEIWTNVQEVVAGAIEKGGITAADVKAVGITNQRETTLLWDKNTGEPVHNAIVWQDTRTDALCRELGRNVGQDRYRRETGLPLASYFSGPKVRWMLDNIDGLRERAERGDILFGTMDSWVIWNLTGGVDGGRHVTDVTNASRTMLMNLHTMEWDDKIAHSMEVPMAVLPEIRSSAEVYGHVKEGVLAGVPVASALGDQQAALFGQTCFAEGEAKSTYGTGTFLLMNTGDKIINSYSGLITTVGYKIGDDAPVYSLEGSIAVTGALVQWMRDQMGLINSAPEIETLAASVEDNGGAYVVPAFSGLFAPYWRSDARGVIAGLTRYVTKAHIARAVLEATAWQTREITDAMTKDSGVELTSLKVDGGMTSNNLLMQTLSDVLDAPVVRPMVAETTCLGAAYAAGLAVGFWPDTDALRANWRRAAEWTPHMDAEKRDHEYKNWLKAVERTMGWLEHDES, translated from the coding sequence GTGACCGACGCACACACCGCCGGCCCGTTCATCGCGGCCATCGACCAGGGCACCACCTCCTCCCGCTGCATCGTCTTCGACAAGGACGGCCGCATCGTCTCGGTCGACCAGAAGGAGCACGAGCAGATCTTCCCGAAGCCGGGCTGGGTCGAGCACAACGCCGCCGAGATCTGGACCAACGTCCAGGAGGTCGTCGCCGGCGCCATCGAGAAGGGCGGCATCACCGCCGCCGACGTCAAGGCCGTCGGCATCACCAACCAGCGCGAGACCACGCTGCTCTGGGACAAGAACACCGGTGAGCCCGTCCACAACGCGATCGTCTGGCAGGACACCCGCACCGACGCGCTCTGCAGGGAGCTGGGGCGCAACGTCGGCCAGGACCGCTACCGCCGCGAGACCGGTCTGCCGCTGGCGAGCTACTTCTCGGGCCCCAAGGTCCGCTGGATGCTCGACAACATCGATGGCCTGCGCGAGCGCGCCGAGCGCGGCGACATCCTCTTCGGGACCATGGACTCCTGGGTCATCTGGAACCTGACAGGCGGTGTCGACGGCGGCCGGCACGTCACCGACGTCACCAACGCCTCGCGCACCATGCTGATGAACCTCCACACCATGGAGTGGGACGACAAGATCGCCCACTCCATGGAGGTGCCCATGGCCGTGCTGCCGGAGATCCGCTCCTCCGCCGAGGTGTACGGACACGTCAAGGAGGGTGTCCTCGCGGGCGTTCCGGTCGCCTCCGCGCTGGGTGACCAGCAGGCCGCCCTGTTCGGCCAGACGTGTTTCGCCGAGGGCGAGGCGAAGTCCACGTACGGCACCGGCACCTTCCTGCTGATGAACACCGGCGACAAGATCATCAACTCCTACTCGGGTCTGATCACCACCGTCGGCTACAAGATCGGCGACGACGCTCCGGTGTACTCGCTGGAGGGCTCCATCGCCGTCACCGGCGCGCTCGTCCAGTGGATGCGCGACCAGATGGGCCTGATCAACTCCGCCCCCGAGATCGAGACGCTCGCCGCGTCCGTCGAGGACAACGGCGGCGCCTACGTGGTCCCCGCCTTCTCCGGTCTGTTCGCCCCCTACTGGCGCTCCGACGCCCGCGGTGTCATCGCGGGTCTGACCCGGTACGTCACCAAGGCGCACATCGCCCGCGCCGTGCTGGAGGCCACCGCCTGGCAGACCCGCGAGATCACCGACGCCATGACCAAGGACTCCGGCGTCGAGCTGACGTCGCTGAAGGTCGACGGCGGCATGACCTCCAACAACCTGCTGATGCAGACCCTCTCGGACGTCCTCGACGCACCCGTGGTGCGGCCGATGGTCGCCGAGACGACCTGCCTCGGCGCCGCCTACGCCGCCGGCCTGGCCGTCGGCTTCTGGCCCGACACCGACGCGCTCCGCGCCAACTGGCGCCGGGCCGCCGAATGGACTCCGCACATGGACGCGGAAAAGCGTGACCACGAGTACAAGAACTGGCTCAAGGCCGTCGAGCGGACCATGGGCTGGCTCGAGCACGACGAGAGCTGA